In one window of Acidobacteriota bacterium DNA:
- a CDS encoding uracil-DNA glycosylase, which translates to MRELVHQLNFFSELGVTHLNLKNLNRVPTLPEIREEMGECTRCKLHRGRQNIVFGVGNPEADLMFVGEAPGADEDAQGIPFVGRAGQLLTRIIESIGLQREQVYIANILKCRPPRNRDPQPDEVESCEGFLFQQIQAIDPLLVVALGRYAAQTLLQTQTAISRIRGKFYPYRGGLLIPTFHPSYLLRNPRAKREVWEDMKAIRAKLTELGSSYYAP; encoded by the coding sequence ATGCGTGAACTGGTCCATCAACTGAACTTCTTCAGCGAGTTGGGAGTGACCCATCTCAACCTGAAAAACCTGAATCGGGTTCCGACTCTTCCGGAAATCCGGGAGGAGATGGGAGAGTGCACGAGGTGCAAACTGCACCGGGGGCGCCAAAACATCGTGTTCGGAGTCGGCAACCCCGAAGCCGACCTCATGTTCGTGGGAGAGGCTCCGGGAGCCGACGAAGACGCCCAGGGGATCCCCTTCGTCGGCCGGGCCGGCCAGCTCCTGACCCGCATCATCGAGTCCATCGGCCTGCAGCGGGAACAGGTCTACATCGCCAATATCCTCAAGTGCCGGCCGCCCCGAAACCGGGATCCCCAACCGGACGAGGTCGAATCGTGCGAGGGTTTTCTTTTCCAGCAGATCCAAGCCATCGATCCGCTCCTGGTCGTGGCCCTGGGCAGGTACGCGGCCCAGACGCTGCTTCAGACCCAGACCGCCATATCCCGGATCCGGGGCAAGTTTTATCCCTACCGGGGAGGTCTTCTGATTCCCACGTTCCACCCTTCCTATCTGCTTCGCAACCCGAGGGCCAAACGGGAGGTCTGGGAGGACATGAAGGCGATCCGGGCCAAGCTGACCGAACTGGGAAGCTCCTACTACGCACCGTGA
- the priA gene encoding primosomal protein N', producing MPASPQVAPGRDPEQDRNVQVAVPLPLFREFTYRVPDRMETPPAAGTRVLVPFGHRKLVGIVVSGSPRVTGLELKNLERVLDRDPILSPQLLSLGQWVARYYFSPLGEVLQSMLPPGLLSKPSSTVSRSWPVKTRMAIRSVDLSRESGLTRRQRELLALLRARKLPVAVSRFVREAGTTRGTLKAMAARGAVVLKPERVYRSPWLDSDPPPPVKRHSLNPDQSRILEEIRRRLSGGGFHSMLIHGITGSGKTEVYLNAISQVVRTGGSALMLVPEIGLTPQISNQFRGWFGSEVAILHSALSEGERFDQWLRIREGKARVVIGTRSSVFAPVPDLRIAIVDEEHDSSYKQGEMPRYHARDAALKRGQLEQALVVLGSATPQLEIYHVSRDRGRPRPEVLPRRVLDRSLPQVEVVDMRLEFQKHGKALILSDLLRDSLRQSLECGDQALLLLNRRGYSAALLCRSCGNTERCRNCSISLTYHRDRNRLLCHYCGFTRSLPARCRDCGKRYIHLLGEGTEKVQEALQELFPEARVGRLDRDTVRRKGSLQRILSDFRRGRTDVLVGTQMIAKGHDFPGVTLVGVLSADQGLRLPDFRAAERTFQLLTQVAGRAGRGERAGRVVIQTYYPNHYSLKAARRQDYPLFFQEEIEFRRRFQYPPFSALVSLLVQGRDRGSTLDLAHRLGRSLLEHRKRIGAHQRLRILGPAPAPLERIKGEYRFQILIKAVRRPEALEVVRSSREELSRKGANLKQVSVDVDPVNLM from the coding sequence ATGCCCGCGAGCCCCCAAGTTGCCCCCGGCCGAGACCCCGAGCAGGACCGGAACGTCCAGGTTGCGGTACCTCTCCCGCTCTTCCGGGAGTTCACCTACCGGGTTCCGGATCGGATGGAGACGCCGCCGGCCGCCGGCACCCGGGTTTTGGTCCCCTTCGGCCACCGGAAACTGGTGGGCATCGTCGTCTCCGGTTCACCCCGGGTCACCGGTCTGGAGTTGAAGAATCTGGAGCGGGTCCTGGATCGGGACCCCATCCTTTCTCCCCAACTGTTGAGTCTCGGCCAATGGGTGGCGCGTTACTACTTCTCGCCTCTGGGAGAAGTCCTGCAGAGCATGCTTCCCCCGGGCCTGCTGTCGAAGCCCTCCTCCACGGTCTCCCGGTCTTGGCCGGTCAAGACCCGGATGGCGATCCGGAGCGTCGATCTTTCCCGGGAATCCGGTCTGACGAGGCGGCAGCGGGAGCTCCTGGCACTGTTGCGCGCCCGGAAGCTCCCGGTCGCGGTGTCCCGATTCGTCCGGGAGGCCGGCACCACCCGCGGCACGCTGAAGGCGATGGCGGCACGGGGCGCCGTGGTGCTGAAGCCGGAGCGGGTCTACCGCTCCCCGTGGCTCGATTCGGACCCGCCCCCGCCGGTCAAGCGTCATTCGTTGAACCCGGATCAGAGCAGGATCCTGGAAGAGATTCGAAGGCGGCTGTCCGGTGGCGGCTTTCACAGCATGCTCATCCATGGAATCACGGGAAGCGGCAAGACGGAGGTCTATCTCAACGCCATTTCCCAGGTGGTTCGAACCGGCGGGAGCGCCTTGATGCTGGTTCCGGAAATCGGATTGACCCCCCAGATCTCCAACCAGTTCCGGGGCTGGTTCGGTTCGGAGGTGGCCATTCTTCACAGCGCCCTCTCCGAGGGGGAGAGGTTCGACCAATGGTTGCGTATTCGGGAGGGAAAGGCCCGGGTCGTGATCGGCACCCGGTCTTCGGTCTTCGCTCCCGTCCCCGACCTGAGAATCGCCATCGTCGACGAGGAGCACGACTCCTCCTACAAGCAGGGGGAAATGCCCAGGTATCACGCCCGGGACGCGGCGTTGAAACGCGGACAATTGGAGCAGGCCCTGGTGGTGCTGGGAAGCGCCACGCCGCAGTTGGAGATCTACCACGTGTCCCGGGACCGGGGACGCCCCCGGCCGGAGGTCCTGCCTCGCAGGGTTCTGGACCGCTCCCTGCCCCAGGTCGAGGTCGTGGATATGAGGCTGGAGTTTCAGAAGCACGGCAAGGCGCTGATCCTCTCGGACCTGCTCAGGGATTCGCTCCGGCAGAGCCTGGAGTGCGGCGACCAGGCGCTGCTCCTGCTCAATCGCCGGGGCTATTCCGCGGCTCTGCTCTGCCGGAGCTGCGGGAACACCGAGCGCTGCCGGAACTGCAGCATCAGCCTGACCTACCATCGAGACCGGAATCGGCTCCTCTGCCACTACTGCGGGTTCACCCGTTCGCTCCCCGCCCGCTGCCGGGATTGCGGCAAGCGGTACATCCACCTGTTGGGGGAAGGGACGGAGAAGGTGCAGGAGGCGCTCCAGGAACTGTTTCCCGAGGCCCGGGTGGGCCGCCTGGACCGGGACACGGTGCGGCGCAAAGGAAGCCTGCAACGGATCCTGTCGGACTTTCGCCGGGGCCGGACCGATGTTCTGGTGGGCACCCAGATGATCGCCAAGGGGCACGACTTCCCGGGAGTCACGCTGGTCGGCGTACTGAGCGCGGACCAGGGCTTGAGGCTGCCCGACTTCCGAGCCGCCGAGCGGACCTTCCAACTCCTGACCCAGGTGGCGGGCCGGGCCGGCCGGGGGGAGCGTGCCGGCCGGGTCGTCATCCAGACCTACTATCCCAACCACTACAGTCTCAAGGCGGCCCGCCGGCAGGACTACCCACTGTTCTTTCAGGAGGAGATCGAGTTCCGGCGCCGATTCCAATACCCGCCCTTCTCGGCCCTGGTCAGCCTTCTGGTCCAGGGTCGGGACCGGGGTTCGACACTCGATTTGGCCCACCGGCTCGGCCGGAGCCTGTTGGAGCACCGAAAACGAATCGGCGCCCATCAGAGGCTGCGGATCCTGGGGCCGGCCCCGGCGCCGCTGGAGCGGATCAAGGGGGAATACCGATTCCAGATTCTGATCAAGGCCGTCCGCCGTCCGGAAGCCCTGGAAGTCGTCCGTTCGAGCCGGGAGGAGCTCTCCCGGAAAGGGGCCAACCTGAAGCAGGTCTCCGTGGACGTGGACCCGGTGAACCTGATGTGA
- a CDS encoding DUF697 domain-containing protein, which yields MAESSPLGASEAYPNPDDIFRSIRGWAPEPVLDLLDQLAFLLPDDIKYRLKTVMDTLPRQGDNMQKVLEVVRGQWREIQSEEELRISVVGMPQSGKATLIRALTRDQDETVRPIFHPVGIQGVEEFVGYRTPDLTRDLQQADFILLVLDGRFEATLSTRRLLERLQGYGTPLLVVLSKMDLVRQPSRMVRSARGVLGTSVFPVSVAQPERLERLLKSIVSALPKALYPLTRSLPGFRRTICNSIVTQASFSAALVGAVPIPVSDMLPLSAIQTAMILKVARAFGYPLNRSRARELLPLLVSGALVREGGDRLLRRFPGKQHLLRVSLAGVWTFLAGQIAVRYFEEMRRHTQRLGGGAPGELRLVNS from the coding sequence ATGGCCGAGTCATCGCCATTGGGCGCTTCTGAAGCCTATCCGAACCCGGACGACATCTTCCGCAGTATCCGGGGCTGGGCTCCCGAACCGGTCCTCGACCTCCTGGACCAACTGGCTTTCCTTCTGCCGGACGACATCAAGTATCGCCTCAAGACGGTCATGGACACCCTCCCGCGCCAGGGGGACAACATGCAGAAGGTCCTGGAGGTGGTCCGCGGGCAGTGGCGGGAGATCCAGTCGGAGGAGGAGTTGCGGATCAGTGTCGTGGGGATGCCCCAATCGGGGAAGGCGACGCTGATTCGGGCCCTGACCCGGGATCAGGACGAAACGGTGCGGCCCATCTTTCATCCCGTCGGCATCCAGGGAGTGGAAGAGTTCGTCGGATACCGGACGCCGGACCTGACCCGGGACCTGCAGCAGGCGGATTTCATTCTGCTGGTTCTGGACGGCCGCTTCGAAGCCACACTCTCCACGCGGCGCCTCCTGGAGCGGCTTCAGGGTTACGGGACGCCGCTGCTGGTGGTCCTGAGCAAGATGGATCTTGTCCGGCAGCCGAGCCGGATGGTCCGGTCCGCCAGAGGCGTTCTGGGCACCTCCGTGTTCCCGGTTTCCGTGGCCCAGCCGGAGAGACTCGAACGGCTTCTGAAATCGATCGTCTCGGCCCTCCCCAAGGCCCTCTATCCGCTGACGCGAAGCCTGCCCGGGTTCCGCCGGACCATCTGCAATTCCATCGTGACCCAGGCGTCCTTCTCTGCCGCCCTGGTGGGAGCCGTACCCATACCGGTCAGCGACATGTTGCCGCTGAGCGCCATTCAGACGGCCATGATCCTGAAGGTCGCCAGAGCCTTCGGCTATCCGCTGAATCGGAGCCGGGCCCGGGAACTGCTGCCGCTTCTGGTGTCCGGCGCCCTGGTGCGGGAGGGAGGCGACCGGCTGCTGCGGCGGTTTCCGGGGAAGCAGCACCTCTTGCGCGTTTCCTTGGCCGGTGTCTGGACCTTTCTCGCCGGCCAGATCGCGGTCCGTTACTTCGAGGAAATGCGCCGTCACACCCAGCGCCTGGGCGGTGGCGCCCCCGGGGAATTGAGACTGGTCAATTCCTGA
- a CDS encoding VWA domain-containing protein, whose amino-acid sequence MRSVQRNAGFSFAAYLLVVFLLPGTLAWPESGRRQDTVPRFRAESELVLVDLVATDGKGRFVADIRQDEVEVREDGKRRKIQLFRLEQGEIPAGQPGEPSPGASRSLRDVPKRGQGGYVVFLLDLQTMDLDSAERSKGAIREFLHSGMDREDLAMLVTIRPAFQVDQPFTRELEKLDAALDQVPYRREEASLEEFAERVDEIFNRFGRDIPPEVPVSYAEMEAQQYLADLRTRLDLSCRAISALSRYLGSLPGRKRVLYFSRGYAVNAYHRVSEIIQRRRDQLHRGLHRPRAASLSKLRIGNMASIYARSLRSAVDQANRNQVSVYSIDPRGLMLAPFQHSTYFDIGDMESTQEFLATLSDDTGGLLLTNENELVDPIRTAYRDSRSYYLLGYVPDAELEDGKFHRIEVKVKRKGLKLRYRRGYETVAPEKAAQSNLSNAFKFPDLYRDFPFRLAVRRDGGQWVVRPLIPKQALTFSDDAGRKRCDLEIFGIPFDASGEPLGENFLFAKALEMDFSEQELVSFRQYETFSPSLETAIPEDARNLVVVLRQRRTGMLSAATHMIDTDSNPSE is encoded by the coding sequence GTGAGGAGCGTTCAGCGGAATGCCGGCTTCTCATTCGCGGCGTATCTGCTTGTGGTGTTCCTGCTCCCGGGGACTTTGGCGTGGCCTGAATCCGGGCGGCGGCAGGACACGGTCCCCAGATTTCGCGCCGAATCGGAATTGGTGCTGGTCGACCTCGTGGCCACGGATGGCAAGGGCCGATTCGTCGCCGACATCCGTCAGGATGAAGTCGAGGTTCGGGAGGACGGGAAGCGCCGGAAGATCCAGTTGTTCAGGCTGGAACAGGGAGAAATTCCCGCCGGACAACCGGGAGAGCCGTCTCCCGGCGCGTCCCGTTCGCTCCGGGACGTTCCGAAGCGGGGCCAGGGCGGCTACGTCGTTTTCCTGTTGGATCTCCAGACCATGGACCTGGACTCGGCGGAGCGGAGCAAGGGAGCCATTCGGGAGTTTCTGCACTCGGGAATGGATCGTGAAGACCTGGCCATGCTGGTCACGATTCGGCCCGCCTTCCAGGTGGACCAACCGTTCACCCGGGAGCTGGAGAAGCTGGACGCCGCCTTGGATCAGGTTCCCTATCGCCGTGAAGAGGCCAGCCTGGAGGAGTTTGCGGAACGGGTGGATGAGATCTTCAATCGCTTCGGGAGGGATATTCCCCCGGAGGTGCCCGTATCCTACGCGGAAATGGAGGCGCAGCAGTACCTCGCGGACCTGAGAACCCGCCTCGATCTGTCCTGCCGGGCGATCTCCGCCCTTTCCCGATACCTGGGTTCCCTTCCGGGGAGAAAGCGGGTGCTTTACTTCTCGAGAGGTTATGCCGTCAATGCCTACCACAGGGTGTCGGAGATCATCCAGCGAAGGAGAGACCAATTGCATCGTGGGCTGCACAGGCCGCGGGCAGCCAGTTTGTCCAAGCTCAGGATCGGCAACATGGCCTCCATCTACGCCAGGAGCCTCCGCTCCGCCGTGGATCAGGCCAATCGCAACCAGGTGTCGGTCTACAGCATCGACCCCCGGGGCCTGATGCTGGCGCCCTTCCAGCACAGCACGTACTTCGACATCGGAGACATGGAGTCGACTCAAGAGTTCCTGGCCACCCTGTCCGACGACACGGGAGGCCTCCTTCTCACCAACGAAAACGAACTCGTCGATCCCATACGGACGGCCTATCGGGACAGCCGGTCCTACTACCTTCTGGGTTACGTTCCCGATGCCGAGTTGGAGGACGGCAAGTTTCACCGGATCGAAGTCAAGGTGAAACGAAAGGGCCTGAAGCTCCGGTACCGCCGGGGATATGAGACCGTGGCTCCGGAGAAGGCGGCCCAGTCCAACTTGAGCAACGCCTTCAAGTTTCCCGACCTCTACCGGGACTTTCCGTTCCGGCTCGCCGTCCGCCGCGACGGCGGACAATGGGTGGTGCGACCTCTTATTCCCAAGCAGGCGCTGACCTTCTCCGACGATGCCGGCCGAAAACGTTGCGACCTGGAGATATTCGGCATTCCCTTCGACGCATCGGGCGAACCGCTGGGAGAGAACTTCCTGTTCGCCAAGGCGCTCGAAATGGATTTCTCGGAGCAGGAACTCGTCTCTTTCCGACAGTACGAGACGTTCAGTCCCTCGCTGGAGACGGCAATTCCGGAGGACGCCCGGAACCTGGTGGTGGTGCTGCGCCAGAGACGGACCGGAATGCTGTCCGCCGCGACCCACATGATCGACACGGACTCGAATCCATCCGAATAG
- the kdsB gene encoding 3-deoxy-manno-octulosonate cytidylyltransferase, producing MRFVGVIPARYASTRLPGKPLLKVAGKTLVHWVYLSALQSTRLDRILVATDDERILRSVRSWDGNAVMTSDRHRSGTERVAEVAQGIKADVFINLQCDEPALPPATIDRVCACFDHDPEVQVGTACVPLQDPEEALDPNVVKVVTDTKGRALYFSRAPVPYAREGEAPYFKHLGIYGYRRRLLLNLPRLRRSPLEEIEKLEQLRFLENRIPIRVATVEEDSVGIDTREDLERVRPFFENGSLFPNSRSANLAAEGES from the coding sequence ATGCGCTTCGTAGGGGTCATTCCGGCCCGGTACGCATCCACGCGCCTTCCCGGAAAACCGCTGCTCAAAGTCGCGGGCAAGACCCTGGTCCACTGGGTTTATCTGAGCGCATTGCAGTCGACTCGGCTGGACCGGATCCTGGTCGCTACCGACGATGAGAGGATTCTTCGATCCGTCCGTTCCTGGGACGGCAATGCCGTCATGACCTCGGACCGGCATCGCAGCGGCACCGAACGGGTGGCGGAAGTGGCGCAGGGGATAAAGGCGGACGTCTTCATCAATCTCCAGTGTGACGAGCCGGCGCTCCCGCCCGCGACCATCGACCGGGTCTGTGCCTGTTTCGACCATGATCCGGAGGTTCAGGTGGGAACGGCTTGCGTTCCTCTTCAGGATCCGGAAGAAGCCTTGGACCCCAACGTGGTGAAGGTGGTGACCGACACGAAGGGCCGGGCACTGTACTTCTCCCGGGCCCCGGTCCCCTACGCGCGGGAGGGCGAGGCTCCTTATTTCAAGCATCTGGGGATCTACGGCTACCGGCGCCGGTTGCTCCTGAATCTGCCCCGGCTTCGCCGGTCTCCATTGGAGGAGATCGAGAAGCTGGAACAGCTCCGGTTCCTGGAGAACCGGATTCCGATTCGGGTCGCCACGGTGGAAGAGGACAGCGTGGGAATCGATACGCGGGAAGATCTGGAACGTGTCAGACCATTCTTTGAAAATGGCTCTTTATTTCCAAATTCGAGAAGCGCGAACTTAGCGGCGGAAGGGGAGAGCTAG
- a CDS encoding CTP synthase — protein MATKFIFVTGGVLSSLGKGLASAAIGCLLEARGLKVTLLKLDPYINVDPGTMSPFQHGEVFVTDDGAETDLDLGHYERFTSAKMRRDNNSTTGKIYQTVIRKERQGEYLGKTVQVIPHITNEIKATIKRVANGADVVVVEIGGTVGDIESLPFLEAIRQMRIDVGHENSIFVHLTLVPFIETAGELKTKPTQHSVRELREIGIQPDILLCRTRQLLPKQIKQKIALFCNLASDAVITAKDVECIYEVPLVYSKEGLDAIIADLLRLPERPIELGPWEDLMDRIRSPEGEVTIGIIGKYVGFEESYKSLSEALIHGGLPARTRVRLQWVDSEGLTGDDYESRLEGLDAILIPGGFGIRGIEGMIRAIRHARVRRMPCFGICLGMQCIVIEFARNVCSLDANSSEFDPAVPHRVIYKLRDLLGVDAMGGTMRLGAYPCLLDEGSLARRIYGDREISERHRHRYEFNREYEEILVSYGLQVSGNSPDGNFVEIVELEDHPWFLGCQFHPEFKSKPLSPHPLFASFIKAAIRYRQESRLATAMRRSLEEAVTVT, from the coding sequence ATGGCGACCAAGTTCATTTTCGTGACGGGCGGGGTGTTGAGTTCGCTGGGCAAGGGTCTGGCGTCGGCGGCCATCGGGTGCCTCCTGGAGGCACGCGGCCTGAAGGTGACACTCCTCAAGCTGGACCCGTACATCAACGTCGACCCTGGAACCATGAGTCCGTTCCAGCATGGCGAGGTGTTCGTGACCGACGACGGCGCCGAAACGGATCTGGACCTGGGTCACTACGAGCGGTTCACCAGCGCCAAGATGCGCCGGGACAACAACTCCACAACCGGCAAGATCTACCAGACGGTCATCCGGAAGGAGCGCCAGGGAGAGTACCTGGGAAAGACGGTCCAGGTCATCCCGCACATCACCAACGAGATCAAGGCCACCATCAAGCGGGTGGCGAACGGGGCCGACGTGGTGGTGGTGGAGATCGGCGGAACGGTCGGGGACATCGAGAGCCTGCCTTTCCTGGAAGCGATCCGGCAGATGCGGATCGACGTGGGACACGAGAACTCGATCTTCGTTCACCTGACCCTCGTGCCCTTCATCGAGACGGCCGGAGAGTTGAAGACCAAGCCGACCCAGCACTCGGTGCGGGAGTTGAGAGAGATCGGAATTCAGCCCGACATTCTTCTCTGCCGCACCCGGCAACTGCTTCCCAAGCAGATCAAGCAGAAGATCGCCCTCTTCTGCAATCTGGCTTCAGACGCCGTCATCACGGCCAAGGACGTGGAATGCATCTACGAAGTCCCGTTGGTCTATAGCAAGGAGGGTCTGGACGCCATCATTGCCGATCTCCTCCGCCTGCCGGAGCGCCCCATCGAACTGGGTCCCTGGGAAGATCTCATGGACCGGATCCGAAGTCCCGAAGGAGAAGTGACTATCGGGATCATCGGCAAGTACGTGGGCTTCGAGGAGTCCTACAAGAGCCTCAGCGAGGCCCTGATCCACGGCGGACTTCCGGCCCGGACCCGGGTCCGGCTCCAGTGGGTCGATTCAGAAGGCCTGACCGGGGACGACTACGAATCGAGGTTGGAAGGTCTGGACGCCATTCTAATTCCGGGCGGCTTCGGAATCCGCGGAATCGAAGGGATGATCCGGGCGATCCGGCATGCTCGTGTCCGCCGGATGCCCTGTTTCGGAATCTGCCTCGGGATGCAATGCATCGTGATCGAATTCGCTCGCAACGTCTGTTCCCTGGACGCCAACAGTTCCGAGTTCGATCCCGCGGTCCCGCACCGGGTCATCTACAAGCTGCGGGACCTGCTGGGAGTGGATGCCATGGGCGGCACCATGAGGCTGGGCGCCTATCCCTGCCTGCTGGACGAGGGTTCACTGGCGCGCCGAATCTACGGGGATAGAGAGATCTCCGAAAGACACCGTCATCGCTACGAGTTCAATCGCGAATACGAGGAGATCCTGGTGAGCTACGGACTCCAGGTGTCCGGCAACTCTCCCGACGGGAATTTCGTGGAAATCGTGGAGTTGGAGGATCACCCCTGGTTTCTGGGTTGCCAGTTCCATCCGGAATTCAAGTCCAAGCCGCTGAGCCCCCACCCGCTCTTCGCGAGCTTCATCAAGGCGGCCATCCGTTACCGGCAGGAATCGCGGCTGGCAACGGCCATGCGCCGAAGTCTGGAAGAAGCCGTGACCGTGACTTGA
- the kdsA gene encoding 3-deoxy-8-phosphooctulonate synthase, translating to MDFRKWRLGARQPFFLIAGPCVIESEEHALGVAARLREITSALDVPFIFKASYDKANRTSIRSFRGPGLGRGLEILGRIRRELGVAVTSDVHEPGQVGPAAEVLDLLQIPAFLCRQTDLIVAAAATGRPVNIKKGQFLAPGDLVHAVEKARSTGNRDLFVTERGTSFGYNNLVVDFRSLPLLRKLGVPVVFDATHSVQLPGGAGGSSSGESGFIPYLARAAVAVGVDGLFMEVHPEPKRALSDGANALQIDLLKGMLTQLCRLDALTREAGFEPLKPGEDGRAS from the coding sequence ATGGACTTCCGCAAATGGCGGCTCGGCGCCCGGCAGCCTTTTTTTCTCATCGCAGGTCCCTGCGTCATCGAAAGCGAAGAACACGCCCTGGGTGTCGCCGCCCGGCTCCGGGAAATCACGTCCGCTCTGGACGTCCCCTTCATCTTCAAGGCTTCCTACGACAAGGCCAACCGGACTTCCATTCGCTCCTTTCGGGGCCCGGGCCTGGGCCGCGGCCTGGAGATCCTGGGACGAATCCGCCGCGAGTTGGGTGTTGCGGTCACGTCCGACGTGCATGAACCCGGACAAGTGGGCCCGGCGGCGGAAGTCCTGGACCTCTTGCAGATTCCCGCTTTCCTCTGCCGTCAAACCGATCTCATCGTCGCGGCGGCCGCCACGGGAAGACCGGTCAACATCAAGAAGGGACAGTTTCTGGCGCCCGGAGATCTGGTTCACGCGGTCGAGAAGGCCCGAAGCACGGGCAATCGGGACCTGTTCGTCACCGAACGGGGAACCAGCTTCGGATACAACAACCTGGTTGTCGACTTCCGGTCGCTCCCGCTGCTGAGAAAACTGGGCGTACCGGTGGTCTTCGACGCCACCCACAGCGTCCAACTGCCCGGTGGAGCCGGCGGATCCAGCTCCGGCGAGAGCGGTTTCATCCCCTATCTGGCGCGCGCGGCTGTGGCGGTGGGTGTGGACGGGCTCTTCATGGAGGTGCATCCGGAGCCGAAGCGGGCCCTGAGCGATGGCGCCAACGCATTGCAGATCGATCTGCTCAAAGGTATGTTGACGCAACTTTGCCGGCTCGACGCACTGACCAGGGAAGCCGGATTCGAGCCGTTGAAACCTGGGGAGGACGGTCGTGCAAGCTGA
- a CDS encoding KpsF/GutQ family sugar-phosphate isomerase has protein sequence MQAETAPSRNAGTSRSRETARRVLETEAEAVAALIPRLDHRFDRAIELLASCTGRVVLTGMGKSGIIARKIAATLSSTGTPALFVHPADAIHGDLGMLAERDLAVAVSNSGETHELVRLLPTLKRLGVPLIGLVGEMESTLAHYSDVVLNVGVDREACALGLAPTASTTAALALGDALAVVLSERKGLRPRDFARLHPGGGLGSRLILVSDLMHRGDEIPKAAASTSMKEVIDEISRKGLGIAGIVAEDGRLAGVISDGDLRRMLQSRGGSILACTAAECMTPNPVTIGGDELATKALNLMERKRITSLPVPDGDGRLVGIIHLHDLWRTEMF, from the coding sequence GTGCAAGCTGAGACCGCGCCGAGTCGAAATGCCGGGACCAGCCGGTCCCGGGAGACGGCCCGGAGAGTCCTGGAGACGGAGGCCGAGGCGGTCGCGGCTCTCATTCCCCGTCTCGACCATCGTTTCGACCGGGCCATCGAGCTGCTGGCTTCCTGCACCGGGCGGGTGGTTCTCACCGGCATGGGAAAATCGGGCATCATCGCCCGGAAGATCGCCGCGACCCTCTCCAGCACCGGGACGCCCGCCCTGTTCGTCCATCCCGCCGACGCCATCCATGGCGACCTGGGCATGTTGGCCGAAAGGGATCTGGCCGTTGCCGTTTCCAACAGCGGCGAGACTCACGAGTTGGTGCGTTTGCTTCCCACCCTCAAGCGGCTCGGCGTTCCCCTTATCGGCCTGGTGGGAGAGATGGAATCGACGCTCGCCCACTACTCCGACGTGGTTCTGAACGTGGGAGTGGACCGGGAGGCTTGCGCGCTCGGCCTGGCCCCCACGGCATCCACGACCGCCGCCCTGGCCTTGGGGGACGCGTTGGCCGTCGTTCTCTCGGAGCGAAAGGGACTGCGGCCACGGGACTTCGCGCGGCTCCATCCGGGCGGGGGGCTGGGCAGCCGGTTGATTCTGGTGTCCGATCTCATGCACCGGGGGGATGAGATTCCCAAGGCCGCAGCGTCCACCTCCATGAAGGAGGTGATCGACGAGATCAGCCGGAAGGGACTGGGCATCGCCGGAATCGTGGCGGAAGACGGCCGGCTCGCGGGGGTCATTTCGGACGGTGACTTGCGCCGCATGCTGCAGAGTCGAGGCGGATCGATCCTCGCCTGCACCGCCGCCGAGTGCATGACTCCGAACCCCGTCACCATCGGAGGCGACGAGCTGGCCACCAAGGCGCTGAACCTCATGGAGAGGAAGAGAATCACTTCACTGCCGGTGCCGGACGGCGACGGAAGGCTCGTGGGAATCATTCACCTCCATGACCTCTGGCGGACCGAGATGTTCTGA